A DNA window from Aminiphilus circumscriptus DSM 16581 contains the following coding sequences:
- the thrC gene encoding threonine synthase encodes MRGVLHRYGTNLRLTERTPLLSLGEGSTPLVACRNLGGELGIELFAKYEGLNPTGSFKDRGMVLAVAKALEAGSRAVVCASTGNTSASAAAYAATAGIPCHVLLPAGKVALGKLAQALIYGAKVIAVRGNFDTALDLARDASRRLGLAIVNSVNPYRLRGQRSAAWEICDDLGDAPDWLAIPVGNAGNITAYWAGFVQYARSGKASRIPRMMGFQAEGASPMVRGEDVPQPETVATAIRIGRPVNARKARWAVRRSGGAFAAVSDPEILEAQRILASREGLFAEPASAAPLAGLLALARRNELPRGIRVVMVLTGNGLKDPDAALGKTPAITEIDGNWSSLEEVFRS; translated from the coding sequence TTGCGTGGAGTGCTTCATCGATATGGGACGAATCTGCGCCTTACGGAGCGGACTCCCCTTCTCTCTCTTGGAGAGGGGAGCACGCCTCTTGTGGCGTGCCGGAACCTGGGAGGGGAGCTTGGCATCGAGCTTTTCGCCAAGTATGAGGGATTGAATCCCACCGGATCCTTCAAGGATCGCGGGATGGTCCTCGCCGTGGCGAAGGCGCTGGAGGCGGGGAGCAGGGCGGTGGTGTGCGCCTCCACGGGCAACACTTCGGCCTCCGCCGCGGCCTATGCGGCGACTGCGGGCATTCCCTGTCACGTGCTGCTTCCGGCGGGCAAGGTGGCTCTCGGCAAGCTCGCCCAGGCGCTCATCTACGGAGCGAAGGTCATTGCCGTGCGGGGGAATTTCGACACGGCTCTCGACCTCGCCCGGGATGCCTCGCGGCGACTCGGCCTGGCCATCGTGAACTCCGTGAATCCCTATCGGCTCAGGGGGCAGCGGTCCGCCGCGTGGGAGATCTGCGACGATCTGGGGGACGCGCCGGACTGGCTCGCCATTCCCGTGGGCAACGCGGGGAACATCACCGCCTACTGGGCGGGCTTCGTCCAGTACGCCCGGTCCGGAAAAGCCTCCCGGATTCCCCGGATGATGGGGTTTCAGGCCGAAGGAGCCAGCCCGATGGTGAGGGGGGAGGATGTGCCCCAGCCCGAGACGGTGGCCACGGCGATTCGCATCGGGCGCCCCGTGAACGCCCGAAAGGCCCGTTGGGCCGTGCGGCGTTCCGGCGGAGCCTTTGCCGCGGTGTCGGACCCGGAGATCCTGGAGGCCCAGAGGATCTTGGCCTCCAGGGAGGGACTCTTTGCGGAACCGGCCTCGGCGGCTCCGCTGGCGGGGCTTCTGGCGCTTGCCCGCCGGAATGAACTGCCGAGGGGGATTCGAGTGGTCATGGTGCTCACGGGAAACGGCCTCAAGGATCCCGATGCCGCGCTGGGAAAGACTCCGGCCATCACGGAAATCGACGGAAACTGGAGTTCTCTCGAGGAGGTGTTCCGGTCATGA
- the thrB gene encoding homoserine kinase: protein MTFPIRVRVPASSANLGSGFDTLGMGLTFYNVYEVLELLPSGTYQVEVVGEGSRELEDPAANLVIRSYEAAFEAWEREAPGLVFRALNAVPLCRGLGSSAGAVVGGVLLANALRERPLSKEELLPLMVRLEGHPDNVVPCCVGGMVVSCWDGERLRYLRLTSMPPDVSVVVAVPEFRVSTKAAREVLPEVVSLKDAVFNVSRAALFTAAWATGSWEHLLWAMEDKLHQQFRAKLFPGGEEILSEIRKSPECMGVAISGSGPSMMAFVKGNPQGVAGRMCRIFSGNGVRSRFFVLDVDEAGAKLSGGGGRVATGA, encoded by the coding sequence ATGACCTTTCCGATTCGCGTCCGGGTTCCCGCGTCGAGCGCCAATCTCGGTTCGGGCTTCGACACGTTGGGCATGGGGCTCACGTTCTACAACGTGTACGAAGTGCTGGAACTCCTTCCATCGGGTACCTATCAGGTGGAGGTCGTGGGAGAGGGAAGTCGTGAACTGGAGGATCCCGCGGCGAATCTGGTCATCCGTTCCTACGAGGCGGCATTCGAGGCCTGGGAGAGGGAAGCTCCGGGGCTGGTCTTCCGGGCGCTCAACGCGGTTCCCCTCTGTCGTGGGCTGGGCAGTTCCGCCGGTGCCGTGGTGGGAGGTGTCCTGCTCGCGAACGCTCTGCGGGAACGCCCTCTGTCGAAAGAGGAACTGTTGCCCCTCATGGTCCGTCTTGAAGGGCATCCTGACAACGTGGTTCCTTGCTGCGTCGGCGGCATGGTGGTGAGTTGCTGGGACGGGGAGCGCCTTCGCTATCTTCGGTTGACTTCCATGCCTCCGGACGTGTCGGTGGTGGTGGCGGTTCCGGAGTTTCGAGTGAGCACCAAGGCGGCTCGGGAAGTTCTTCCCGAGGTGGTCTCCCTCAAGGACGCCGTGTTCAACGTGAGTCGTGCGGCTCTCTTCACCGCCGCATGGGCCACCGGGTCCTGGGAACATCTTCTCTGGGCCATGGAGGATAAGCTGCATCAGCAGTTCCGGGCAAAGCTCTTTCCGGGGGGCGAGGAGATTCTTTCGGAGATCCGGAAGAGTCCCGAGTGCATGGGAGTGGCCATCAGCGGTTCGGGACCGAGCATGATGGCCTTCGTGAAGGGAAATCCCCAGGGAGTGGCGGGGCGCATGTGCCGCATCTTCTCGGGGAATGGTGTGCGGTCCCGGTTCTTTGTCCTCGATGTGGACGAGGCTGGTGCGAAACTGTCCGGAGGTGGCGGACGTGTCGCGACTGGTGCTTAA
- a CDS encoding aspartate kinase, with amino-acid sequence MSRLVLKFGGSSVADPGRMHAVAARIEPFVREGNEVVVVVSARGKTTDELLSLAGELRGQDNREMDQLLATGEQQSIALLALALRDRKVPARSFTGLQAGIYADGYHMEGRIRTVQPHCLEKALAEGVVPVVAGFQGINASGDIITLGRGGSDLSAVALAASLEADACHIYTDVTGVYSADPRLVPEARKLSRVSYGVCMEMAVMGAKVLQARSVEMAAQYDVPVYVASSFDEEEGTWVMREDVNERLVVQAVTQDGNVAKVAVLGVPDVPGIAAKLFGALGQNGIGVEMIIQSVMRGDVNDIAFLVHKAFLGEAIRICRNVARDIEAQGVTFDTEIARISVVGAGIANHPEVPSKMFSILADVGINIDMIASTAQSITCVIPSGQVETAVRALHRHFVEEEAPCASPS; translated from the coding sequence GTGTCGCGACTGGTGCTTAAGTTCGGGGGCTCCTCCGTGGCGGATCCGGGGCGGATGCACGCCGTGGCCGCGAGGATCGAACCTTTCGTCAGAGAGGGCAACGAGGTTGTCGTCGTGGTCTCCGCCCGGGGGAAGACCACGGACGAACTGCTCTCCCTCGCCGGAGAGCTTCGAGGGCAGGACAACCGGGAAATGGATCAGCTTCTCGCCACGGGGGAGCAGCAGTCCATCGCACTGCTCGCTCTCGCCCTGCGGGATCGAAAGGTTCCCGCCCGCTCCTTCACGGGATTGCAGGCGGGGATCTATGCCGACGGCTATCACATGGAAGGACGGATCCGCACGGTGCAACCCCATTGCCTCGAAAAAGCTCTCGCCGAGGGGGTGGTCCCCGTGGTGGCGGGCTTTCAGGGCATCAATGCCTCGGGGGATATCATCACGCTCGGTCGGGGCGGGTCCGACCTGTCCGCGGTGGCCCTCGCCGCGTCCCTGGAAGCTGACGCCTGTCACATCTACACGGATGTGACCGGTGTCTACAGCGCGGATCCCCGGCTCGTTCCGGAGGCGCGCAAGCTCTCCCGGGTCTCCTACGGTGTGTGCATGGAGATGGCCGTCATGGGGGCCAAGGTGCTCCAGGCGAGGAGCGTGGAGATGGCGGCGCAGTATGACGTTCCCGTCTACGTGGCGTCGTCCTTCGACGAAGAGGAGGGAACATGGGTCATGAGAGAAGATGTGAACGAGCGTCTGGTCGTTCAGGCGGTGACACAGGACGGAAACGTGGCCAAGGTGGCCGTACTGGGAGTGCCGGACGTTCCGGGTATCGCCGCGAAGCTCTTCGGAGCGCTCGGCCAGAATGGCATCGGAGTGGAGATGATCATTCAGAGCGTCATGCGCGGTGACGTGAACGACATTGCTTTTCTTGTCCACAAGGCGTTTCTTGGCGAGGCGATCCGCATTTGCCGGAATGTCGCCCGGGACATCGAGGCCCAGGGCGTGACCTTCGACACGGAGATCGCCCGGATCTCCGTGGTGGGCGCGGGCATCGCCAACCATCCCGAAGTTCCTTCAAAAATGTTCTCCATTCTGGCCGACGTGGGGATCAACATCGACATGATCGCCTCCACCGCCCAGTCTATTACCTGCGTTATTCCCTCCGGTCAGGTGGAGACGGCGGTGCGTGCGTTGCATCGTCATTTCGTTGAGGAGGAAGCGCCGTGCGCGTCGCCGTCCTAG
- a CDS encoding aspartate-semialdehyde dehydrogenase has translation MRVAVLGATGLVGREMIAVLEQRSFPVDELVPLASERSAGVVLPFRGESVAVRAVSEDAFEGVDLALFSAGSGPSRTWAPVARSKGAWVVDNSSAWRMAPDVFLVVPEVNAGTLPETPSVIANPNCATIQTVVALNPLHQAAGLLEFAAVTFQSVSGTGQAALRELAEGSSLARFERGIPLGGAERAQVYPHPIAFNVLPHIGGFDDEGISEEEWKMVRESRKILGLPELPVSCTTVRVPVFRGHAVAVTAVFRDALSPDEAREILRNAPGVVVEDDTGKSVYPLPRRAAGTDPVYVGRIRRDTARKNALALWVVSDNLRKGAALNAVQIGETLLEKGLLRH, from the coding sequence GTGCGCGTCGCCGTCCTAGGTGCCACCGGTCTGGTCGGCCGGGAAATGATCGCGGTTCTGGAGCAGCGTTCTTTCCCCGTGGACGAACTAGTGCCTCTCGCGTCGGAGCGCTCTGCGGGGGTCGTGCTTCCTTTTCGTGGGGAGAGCGTTGCCGTTCGGGCGGTGTCGGAGGATGCTTTCGAGGGGGTCGATCTGGCGCTCTTTTCCGCGGGGAGCGGGCCTTCCCGGACGTGGGCTCCCGTCGCTCGGAGCAAGGGTGCCTGGGTGGTGGACAACAGCTCGGCCTGGCGCATGGCCCCCGATGTCTTCCTGGTGGTTCCCGAAGTCAACGCGGGAACCCTCCCGGAAACGCCCTCGGTGATCGCCAATCCGAACTGCGCCACCATCCAGACCGTCGTTGCGCTGAACCCGCTGCACCAGGCGGCGGGGCTTCTCGAATTCGCCGCCGTGACCTTTCAGTCCGTCTCCGGAACGGGACAGGCGGCTCTCCGGGAACTTGCGGAGGGCAGCTCCCTTGCCCGGTTCGAGAGAGGAATCCCTCTCGGAGGGGCAGAGCGGGCGCAGGTCTATCCCCATCCCATCGCCTTCAACGTCCTGCCCCATATCGGCGGGTTCGACGACGAGGGGATCAGTGAGGAAGAGTGGAAAATGGTTCGGGAATCCCGGAAGATTCTGGGACTTCCCGAGCTTCCGGTGAGTTGCACCACCGTGCGGGTTCCCGTGTTCCGCGGGCATGCCGTGGCCGTGACGGCGGTGTTCCGCGATGCCCTCTCTCCGGATGAGGCCCGGGAGATTCTTCGAAATGCCCCCGGAGTGGTCGTGGAGGACGACACCGGGAAGAGCGTGTATCCCCTCCCCAGAAGAGCCGCAGGAACGGATCCCGTCTACGTGGGACGCATTCGCCGGGATACGGCGCGCAAGAACGCCCTTGCCCTGTGGGTCGTGTCCGACAATCTCCGCAAGGGCGCGGCCCTCAACGCGGTACAGATCGGCGAGACGTTGCTGGAAAAGGGGCTTCTCCGGCACTGA
- a CDS encoding LptA/OstA family protein, whose product MKRRVSATAVTALGAGVIALLLCFSSVGHAEESGGSAVSGKVTLTAESLRYDPESQRIIAEGNVTIRRGAGRMTAERGEGRSDGSLFILTGNVAATFPEEELELACAYLTYRARDAWLLASGDVFISSGGDRLRAEMIKYRLGDSVAYEARGDVSILWEGRTFEADSAWREGDDFRARNVRRFEDPKERVALVAPTVVGRVEKGVLAEVTAEGGILVEVAGRDGKPVRIRGAKGIYSIVKGSVVVTGNASAVQAGRTVSAQSLVMNLVTRRIEALGTPQLTFPVGE is encoded by the coding sequence ATGAAGCGCCGTGTCAGCGCAACTGCCGTCACCGCTTTGGGGGCGGGCGTGATCGCTCTTCTCCTCTGTTTTTCCTCCGTCGGACATGCGGAGGAGAGCGGGGGAAGCGCAGTGTCGGGAAAGGTGACGCTCACTGCGGAATCACTTCGCTACGACCCCGAGTCGCAGCGCATTATCGCCGAGGGAAACGTGACCATCCGGAGGGGCGCCGGTCGGATGACCGCCGAGCGGGGAGAGGGGCGGAGCGACGGTTCGCTCTTCATCCTCACCGGAAACGTGGCGGCGACCTTTCCCGAGGAAGAACTCGAACTCGCCTGTGCCTATCTCACCTATCGCGCACGGGATGCCTGGCTGCTCGCGTCCGGAGATGTGTTCATCTCTTCCGGAGGGGATCGCCTGAGGGCGGAGATGATCAAATATCGCCTCGGTGATTCCGTGGCCTACGAGGCCAGGGGAGATGTGTCGATCCTCTGGGAGGGACGCACTTTCGAGGCCGACTCCGCATGGCGCGAGGGTGACGATTTCCGTGCCAGGAATGTGCGGCGCTTCGAGGACCCCAAAGAGCGTGTTGCTCTGGTGGCACCCACGGTGGTGGGACGTGTCGAGAAGGGAGTGCTCGCGGAGGTGACCGCCGAAGGGGGCATTCTCGTGGAGGTCGCCGGGCGGGATGGAAAGCCCGTGCGCATTCGTGGTGCCAAGGGAATCTATTCCATCGTCAAGGGTTCCGTCGTCGTGACGGGAAACGCTTCCGCGGTTCAGGCTGGGCGCACTGTTTCCGCCCAGAGTTTGGTGATGAACCTTGTCACCCGGCGCATCGAAGCCCTCGGAACCCCCCAACTCACCTTTCCCGTGGGGGAGTGA